The Glycine soja cultivar W05 chromosome 15, ASM419377v2, whole genome shotgun sequence region GAATTTCAATTCTTCTTCACAGTGGCAGCATTTATGATGTCCACGAACTCCGGCTAATTACAGACAAGTACAAAAAGTCAGTTGCTTAAATGCAAAGCAAGAAACCAACCACAGCCAAAATAATGGGGGGGAAAAATCACCTTCAGGGAGGCACCACCAACCAAAAATCCATCAACATCGGGCTGTGCGGCCAATTCTTTGCAGTTTCCTCCATTTACAGAACCTGCAGTTAATGAATGCTTCATTGGATAAGAAACTTACCATGTTTATTCATTGACATACAACTCAAGTAAACTACATATGATACATTATACAATGATACAGGGTAAATTGGATGCAAGATTACCTCCATAGATAATTCTTACAGATGCAGCAACTTCAGCACTCACATTGTCATGAACCCATTTCCTCAAATCAGCATGGACCTAGGCCAAACACCCCACAAACATTGTCAATAGAACACAATCTACAAGTCACTATTATGAGAGGTATCAAATGTCTAAATGGGCAAAAGAGCAAAGAACAAAAAGATATCAGATAAAGTTACACAATCTAGAATATGTGAGAACAATAAaattcacacacaaaaaaaaaaacagcatagTGGCAAGCAAGTTTTCACCAAAACAATTGTACTGTTAATAAAATATAGGCAAGCATACCTCTTGAGCCTGAGCAGGAGTAGCAACCTTTCCTGTTCCAATGGCCCAAACTGGCTCGTAGGCCAAAACAACATTGTCCCAATTTGATATTTTAGCTGCAAATACAATTAAGGTCAGCGAAAATATAGATTGCTAACAAAATAGCAAGTGATGAGATAATGATAATCTGTTAAAGCAAttaggaatattttttttttaaacaagaacaGCAAAGACCTCCAAATCTGAGATAAAAACACGACTTAATGAATACGCAGAAAATTAAACCTGTATATACGGAGAAAAAAGGTACCTGCAATTGCTTTTGTTTGCTCAGAAACAACAGCCGTTGTTGTACCAGCTTCACGCTGTTCGAGAGTCTCCCCAATGCATGCAATAACTTTTAGACCTTGTTGAAGTGCATAGGCAACTTTATCTCCCACAAACTAGGAAGTAAAACATTTAGTAAATGATATGATTTTTGCCATTATAAGCAACTTCACAAAGtagaatttataacaaaagaatATAAAGCAAGGGCAATTGAACACTTTGTACCTcgtttgattcatttaaaaGCTGCCTCCGTTCAGAGTGACCAATAATAACCCAAGGAATTCCCAAATTAACAAGCATTTCAGCACTGTTAATGCAAAAGACAAAATGTACAGCTATTAAAAGATGGGTAAAAGCTTTGAGAATGTGTGCCTCACTTTTTATAAATCACACCAACACAGACGGGGGAGGGGAGGAGGGGCTAGACAGTTCTATTACATGGTCACATGAAGATAACTAAGCCATTggccaaaataaattaaatgcagAGCacatgaacaaatgaaaaatatttaagaaaaaaataggcAACATACCTAACCTCACCGGTATAAGCACCACCTTTGCGAACCCAACAGTTTTGTGCCGAAACATGGAAATCAGGGCGCAGCAAACTTTTTACAACAGGAAGGAACACAAAAGGAGGGCTCACAACAACTTCTGTAAAAGTGAAACACATTTATTAGCACGCTTCAAAACATCGTCATTGCCAACGCCAAgagacaacaaaaataatttgataaacTTATTTgcaaaagaaatatttgaagAGGAATACCGACAATGGATATATGATACCAGTAAAGAAATTGCAATAGGTTCAAAGGGAGCCAGAAAATTGATATTTAGAAAAAAGGTTATGATACAAGAGAGATTTTTAAGTCCAAATGCAAAATGCAAATTGTACACAGTACAAGCATATGAAACACCATCTATGGTATCTAAAGAATTTACGTCTCATATCCTtgctacattaaaaaaaaaaaaagtggttcTGAATTTGAAAAAAGAGAATTAGAACCTTTTAAGTACTCAATAGTTTTGTGGTAATAACTATCAAGCCAAAAAGTGATCCATATTAACAGTGCAATTTACTTAGCCAGATAGACCATCGCAAGAGTGTGTGATAAGTACAaaatgttttccacaaaaaaagACAATCCCATCAGAAGCTAGCTAAGTCTCACCTACGACATCTTCTCCAGGGACTTTAGCCTCATTCAAAGTAGTAACAATCTTCTTTACCTCCTCAGTGGTCCCATTCTGcaacaaaatcaaatcaaagcATCACTTTACGCTGACGAATCACTTAGGGATTTCAGAACACGAGTTGATTTAACAATTAGTTGTTTCCACGATATGGCCAAACCAGATCCacgaaaaacaaaaggaaatgcCATCATCATATTACATATAAAGCAttcacacaaacacaaacactttcaagatcatcacaaaaTATTCAAAGTGCGTGTTTCCTTCGTACAAATCCCTAACGAGTATAAGGATCTTAGTCCGAAGAGTGACACTACTGCTATGCACGTGCTAGATcgggaggaaaaaaaaagtatcatgCATCAAATAATTCGCAAACAGACATTAAACTCTTTCGATCTGATAGTTATAAGGATTCTACAATCTTTCGATAGTTTCAGAGCCAATCCTTGTTAATTAGAACAATTTTCGAAGTTGATCATGTAGAGTAGAACTACCGAGATTTCATTCATCGAGATTAAAACAAATTcacagaaacaaaaaaagaaaggtaaGTGGAGAAGATAGTGATTGAAACATACGCATTTCCAGTTGCCACCGACGAAGAATTTTCTGCCcatgattttgttttggtttcGATTGAAACGagagaaagtgaagaagcagacAGAGAAACCCTTGTTCAACAATACAACTGCGAGTGACCGTCCAAACAACCTTATCACTCTTTATAATAATGCGCATAAACCGAATATGCTTTAGGGCGTTTCCTttgcctttcttttttatttttaaaggctACTTTAGTTTagtacataataaaataaataaataaataaataaacatcatttgattattttcatataaaatgcCAGTTTTTATAGcttttaattactaaattataACTACTAATTATGTGTTTTggatattataaaatttgaagaagaataaaaatgtaattaaataattattatctttatatattaaatatatactacaatattagtataaatcttcatgtatgttaaattttaataaaatattaaatgattttaaatcaatataatttttttgaaaggttaattaaaataaaattttataaatacaattttttgtaagaatttttaaaataatagtgggtttaaaaataaatatttaatgaaaaattgttaaataatgatataaaaaaatcttaacttACTCTAATATAAATCAATATCTGCAGGTAAAGTGATTGGGATAtgcttttctctttgttttttttctttttcaattttgagtatTTCCTAGTAGAGAACTAGAAACTAATTATTCAgaataataatgaaattaatttaaggGTATCTTTCATTTCTCtcaataaatattcttttataaacACAAGTGTAGGAATTGAATCCCTCCGGTCAAAAAAGGGATTTAATATACATTATTTGGTTGGAGCATGTTAATGATTATGGGAAAATACATGATGATTCTAAATAAAATACcagatttttatttatgtataataataacaagaattgGATTTGAACTTGATATCTTGTACAAATGATCTAAATTACTATTACTAAGTCGACTTAGTGAATAAATGAAATACCAATTTTATGCACTCgtcaaaataaaaagatttctaaaatggattataaaaaatatgaaaaaagatttatattttttagattctTTTTTGACATGATGGTTACGTCTATTTCGAATATCTTTATTTCAAATGAACTATCTAACTAAAACGAGTtttagagaaaaggaaaaaaggcattaatgtaaaaaacctgagctttcaaaaaataaaatcttcacAAGTCAACCGTAAATAATAGACATattgtatatttaaatatatgactGCCTATGTAACTAGAATAACTTTGTAACTACTAGTACTactttttatgtgtgtgtggcTCTCATAAAATTCAATTGGTAAGAGAGTGACGTTAACTTCAATGACAAATGGTTCGTAGAGTAAATGATGTTGATCACCCAAATTCGGAgacatgttttattttggccaaGACATAGCCGGGGGTATCTACCAACGTGATGTATATGTTTGGTAAATGCCGCTGTGAGAATGCTAGTGATATTTTTctgacatttttaaaaaaataattaatgactttttcttcttattatttaGAAGTAAGATTtgtcaaaattaacaatttttaataagttttagccatacatagtattaaaaaaaatatcaaaaaagaaaatgccATTAATATTTATGCAATGTTTTTAACCAGTTATTGGTTCAATCAGTAAATTAATAGTAAAtgtcaaatatataattttgtcatGTTTAGTGGATACTTTTTCCGATTTCGATAAGAAAAAGATTACGTATTTGTTGAGATTGTGTTTCCATGacccttttatattattaactacTTTGATCTTAGCAACATTATCACCTAAGTATTTTTCATTTGagattgtgttttcaaatgattcttttatatttttaatattaagttttaataaagaataatttttaaaaataaataaataaattagttaaattaaatgatgttcaattaatttttaaaaatatataaaaaaaatttgtttatatttgacAATGGAAAGAGTATATAATACTCAATTcggtatttattataaaattcaataactAATTCaccaaaattaagaaatttaatttatttagttgaaatattaaatttatcttaaattaatattttaaaaaaattatccttatgaacaaaattaacaattaatagtgGGTTATATTTTTCTCGCCGTGATATAATTTTAAgactttatatataaaaaaataatttttgtttaaatttgatctcataaaaaactaaatattttagaccttataacaataaaaaaaaaagacataatgTGCTTTCTCAAGAATCAGGACATGGTTTTCATTCTTCTGATCGGTGGTTTtaggattttaattttattattaattaattaattaattaaaaaaatgtcccAATGTTCCTATTCTGAGTTTCCCACGGCTACTTATTCCATCCACCTACTCACCACCTTCAATGAGTTTACACTGCCCAATAAAACTCACGTAGTAACATGTGTCATGTGTTGTCAttgatttactttattttttagagtttaacaaccaaaaaaattatgacttaCTATCactcttttaaattaaagtctTACCTGTTCGAGTTGGGTGGAAACTGGAAAGGAACCTCTTCAACCACAGATTGTTGGACCTCCGTTTTTGTCACAACTCTGTGGGTGTCTATTGCTTCGTTTACTGCCACACTTTTTAGGAAACTCCTTCAAAGCTTCAACAAGCTTCTACttcttctaattttcttttccaACTTTTTTCTATCTAATACTTACGATTCTGTGGGTGTTGATCGtagaatttgattttaaaattggaGACTTTTGTTGGTTACAAAAAATCAAGACTTTAATTCAACAAATAAGAATTTTAATAACTAGATTATGTTTCCAAAACAATTATCTGAGTCCTTTAATCTAGtaaccaattttattttcaacttgGAAAAAGTTagatttagaatttaattttaataaacacTTTAGAATTTtacacataattttaatttgattggtGTTTGATTTATGGTGTTTATCATGGGAAGAAGAGGTTGAGAGAAAaattagagatttttttttatggcagATAAGcatgcaaaataaaatattaagtttaaacatattattattaatataagtgCATATTTTGTGCCTTTTTATAATTACTATAGAttcatgtataaataaaaataattacttttatattatttaagaaatttagttaaaattatttaattttattgatctctgaataaaaaattattcttaaaatatttttcatttaaacttgatatcatcaataaaaatatagttaTCCAAAATAAAGTtacaattaaatgaaaaatattttacaaatgaTATAATTAAATGGGGATGaaattagttaaatatatttatatttaaatttaaaatataaactaatttttttacttatatatgaatttattgGGAGTACCGAATAGAAATAATCGTCACTCGGGTATTGTTTGTCAGTAAATTATTTTCCTAACTGCAAAATTATTCTCCATcacaaattatcataaaaagttTTTCTAGATTATGTAACAATTTTCTAGATTTGCAAAAAGGAGTATAAAAAGTGTTACATAATTTTCTTGGTGATAGacagtaattttataattaggaaaattgtttttttttctcacctGCCATTTTGTTAAAAGGATGGCTTTACATCCATTATGAGAGCAATACTTTTAACAACATTTACACTGAAAGCTACCACAGAGGGCATCTCAACTAGGCTGACACTCCCTCAAAACAGGAGCTCAACATAGACACACCCATAATATGTTGAACCAAAAAGCTTAACAAAACACTTAgttcgggggggggggggagcccAAACTCAAGGAAAACCTATAAGAGGGGAGCCCTTGTTTGTATCTAAGGAGATATTTAGGAATATAGTTAGGTGGGATGTCCCACCATGTATACCCGAATTTTTAAACACCAAATGAGACAAATTTGTCTACACAGCTGTTTTGCCTCCTTGTAAATGTGAGAAATCCTAAAAGAAAAGGTTTTGGTTagattgatataattttttccaAGTGGTTATAAAGAGACTAAGACACACTCTCTGGATGGGTGAAAACTCTAACTAAAAGAGTAAAATCTGACTCCAACCAAAAAGGGTGTCAGTTCTTGTCTCTAGTGGTTTCTATAGTCAAGACAACtacaaaaaatttaacatggaaagTCAACTGAATTTCAATATGGATAGCAAAAGTACCCAATAAACACTAACATTCAAATCAAGAGAGTGAAAAAGGTAAATTCAAAAACTATAAACACAGCAAATTATACTCACATTTCCTATACTTTTTTCAAATTGCACAgtacaatagttttttttttattcattcactAATTTCCTTTCTATTTTGAAACATTATACCAACACCCATTTATGTATTACACTAACATTCTCCCATAAGAGAGATTATtgtaatagttaaaaaatagatgatgtttgtgtaatttttcaaataaaaatcaatataaatacTATACGATATTGAGTTTTGAAgtttcaaatgatttttaaacaaataGCATTAAGCTGATGTTTGGTGGAGAATGacgaaaacaaatgaaagtgtgatgatgaaaaatgatgaatgaaagtgaaaagaagacaaaaagttaagttttttttattgagctGAAAAAGAGTGTGAGACAGATGAAAAGTTTAAATTAAAGATATAGGTcactaataaaagaaaaatgtaaaaaatgataattcaaTCAGTGTTCATTTTTCCCCATTAAAAGTGCATGTTTCCTTAAAAAGATAAGACAacttttatttaacaaaatcgATTATGCATGTTAGCATAATCAACTATCCATTTAAGCATAGCCAATTATGGTTTTTGCACAACTGATCACTAAACAACAAATCTTTACAAGGTACAAGGTACCCACATAAGcatgcacaaacacctactcaATGtgggaataaaaaaaacaaagcacatGAGGGTCATAAAGAGATGGTCAATTTTGGTAAATATAGAAGTTTGGTATGATGTAGTCTCTTGGTTCGTGATTTTTACTCTATTTCATCTAATTTTTAGATCAAAATAATACACCAAACATCCTTACCCAACCACATTCATCACTTTTCGGTGGTAAGTCAATATCTGTCATAttttccaacggtcatattaCTTTATTGTTGCATAAATGTTCATGTATATCTTTCTTCCTCCCAACACAGCTATAATCTCATCCATTTCtcccaaaattttctatttcttctcttataaaataatttattttttgacttgGTGTTCATAAGGTTCGGGGATCCTTTTGCTGCACACGATTTGTTGTATCTGgggagaggagcgcaatcaaGCAATGgacgttttctctctaaggatagcgtttacgcgcttcaacccaggctGCATCTTTCTTCCCCtaatctttttttcttgtgtttatTGTATGTTATGATGCATTatttatgtgttgtcaattaaatttattttgctattgttattttgttatttaattcaagactatgcatcttcttcgtatttattttccttcatttttattttattttctaacatgacccacattgaataaaaatagacaacttaagcaaaagtgaaaaaaatccaTAGAAGTAAGATTTTAGATTGAAAGTGGTGTTAAGTTTGTTGATGTGGTGTACTTTTAATCCATTGATAAAGATctccttaatattttattttactcaattttctaataatatattaatttagtttttttttatccaataacaaaaaagttagtattttttaaacgtGAGACTTTACCTTTGAAACTCACATGGTATggtatgaattaaaatttaaatttacccaataataaaaagttgtttttctgaatcttttgatatttagtttgtatgaattttatttgtttttgttgaattaaattaattaatttattaacactttaaaaaaataatgattaaatagTAAATCTCATTTTGTTACAATAAATAGTAAATTTCTGATtgcatttaattaaaagttttgcaTCTAAACATTGCATATGAAACAATTTTTGCAATAAGAGGTAACTTCATCCTAGTGTCTCATCTTGAAGACGAGctgtgatgaaaaaaaaatataaagaattaatACGGAAGGATATCTGAGTAGTGAGTATTAGCCAATGAATTGGCACATGGATCCCCACCCTATCTGTGCCTTTTCCTATGTGTGTGAATTTAAATGATAACTGAAGAAAActaaggaaggaaggaagagtGAGCGTGAAAGATGCCTTGGGTGAGGCTTTCAGAGTCTCCAAGGCTCGACGTTGCTATTGACATGGGTAATCCATTTCTCAATCTCACTGTTGATGGTTTCCTTAAGATCGGAGCTGTAAgttattttctcttctctttctctttccttaattaattgccctttttatttatttttttcacttccaATTTCAGGTCGCAGCCACGCGATCAGCTGCTGAAGATACTTATCATATTATCCAAAAGGGTAACTAAGCATTTCAAAAATTCTCTACCCCATTATCTCTTTAtgctattttcctttttttacggAGCCTAAAGAGGTaagctttgatttttataacgtttttttttttttaaatttttattttccttgtttAAATTCGGGTTATACACCAACGTGCAAGCATAAAATAGGTTGTATTGTAGTACCGTATTTTACTTTGCTTCTGTGGTGGCATCGGTTCAATGTTCCTTgttgttttgatttattttcatcTGTGAAGGCCTTTGTCAGACTAATTCAACATGTCTGTTCCAGGGAATATCTCAAGTCGTGATTTCGAGAAAACTGTAAGTTCGCGATATAACGTTGTAATTCGTGGTATTGATGTTTTCAGGTGTAGACAACTACTTCAATTTCACTGTGTAGATTAGTATATTGTTGTCACTTTTTAACATAACGATTAATTACATTCTCTTCTCCATAACCTTTCAATAGTGCTGTCAATATTATGCATCTTCTTTTAAAGTATAGTGATGAGAGGATTAGTCCTAGCGGAAAATGATGATGACTGGGGTGACCCCCCAAAGGACACCTCGGAATCCTATTCAATGGACATTTCGTGGTGTATGCTATTCTTTGTTCCTTGCTCACGAGGTATGTTTTGTGTTGTTgcagttgaagaagatgtgtaAAGAAGGTGTATATTGGGGTAAGACTGTGTTGCATGATGTGCCTCATTCATTTAGAaaatgatgtagctccatttgATGTACTTTTCTTATGCTTATAGGAACTATAGCTGGCGTTTATGTTGGAATGGAATATGGGGTAGAGAGGATCCGTGGCACCAGAGACTGGGTAATTCTCTCCAGAGGGTGGTTGGACTTACACTTACCGTTTGCCCAACTACCAGCATTTTATACAGTAATCTAATTTCACAATTTAAATAGACTTATTAAGATTCATTTTAGATCCCATGCTGGAAATTACACTTACTTTTTCTCTCTGGACTTGCCTTCAACATGATGCCATGTAAATCTGATAAACAAAATTCAAGCTTGTTGTTAACAAGCATCATGTTTGGCTTTGAGTGAGTCTAATAGTGAACTGGattagaatttagaaaaataCCCACTTCGGTATAGCTTGAGTgtctgaaaatttaaaattaagctGTTGTTAACAAGCATCATGTTGTTACCCATTTCACTTCGATTAgaatttggataaacttctcaatAGACagtgagaagaaaataagaatgtgaaatgaattaagtttggtaagttaaaattagcttatcacaagttatttataaaatttatttcatttagttTTTTAGCTTAGCTCATACACAAGCTGATTTTACCTCGTACATAAGTTAACTTGAACTCgggagaaatttaatttattttaccctCTTATTTTGTTCTTCTGTGTGTGTTTATTGAGAAGTTTATTCAAAGACAATCAGAGTCAAGTTTTGGGAActataatttgatataataatttttaaaaaatgaatttgtgaAAATTGTTGGATTTAGATGTGCACCATGCTTTTTATTTTgcaattgtaattttatttttacttgaattcttactcaaccttttttttttgttttcttgaacTTGGATTGGATGTACTGCAGAAGAATGCCATGATTGGGGGTGCAGTAACTGGGGCCCTGGTATCTGCAGCCAGCAACAACAAGAAAGACAAGATTGCGATAGATGCCATTACTGGGGCAGCAATTGCTACTGCTGCAGAGTTTATAAA contains the following coding sequences:
- the LOC114388311 gene encoding triosephosphate isomerase, cytosolic-like; the encoded protein is MGRKFFVGGNWKCNGTTEEVKKIVTTLNEAKVPGEDVVEVVVSPPFVFLPVVKSLLRPDFHVSAQNCWVRKGGAYTGEVSAEMLVNLGIPWVIIGHSERRQLLNESNEFVGDKVAYALQQGLKVIACIGETLEQREAGTTTAVVSEQTKAIAAKISNWDNVVLAYEPVWAIGTGKVATPAQAQEVHADLRKWVHDNVSAEVAASVRIIYGGSVNGGNCKELAAQPDVDGFLVGGASLKPEFVDIINAATVKKN
- the LOC114388673 gene encoding outer envelope pore protein 16, chloroplastic-like isoform X1 — protein: MPWVRLSESPRLDVAIDMGNPFLNLTVDGFLKIGAVAATRSAAEDTYHIIQKGNISSRDFEKTLKKMCKEGVYWGTIAGVYVGMEYGVERIRGTRDWVILSRGWLDLHLPFAQLPAFYTKNAMIGGAVTGALVSAASNNKKDKIAIDAITGAAIATAAEFINYLT
- the LOC114388673 gene encoding outer envelope pore protein 16, chloroplastic-like isoform X2; the encoded protein is MPWVRLSESPRLDVAIDMGNPFLNLTVDGFLKIGAVAATRSAAEDTYHIIQKGNISSRDFEKTLKKMCKEGVYWGTIAGVYVGMEYGVERIRGTRDWKNAMIGGAVTGALVSAASNNKKDKIAIDAITGAAIATAAEFINYLT